From the Luteolibacter arcticus genome, one window contains:
- a CDS encoding nucleoid-associated protein — protein MSAKIRFTSASATRLVLAKIGHPQREEQLQTSKQVYPIVEADRSTLTAIFLKPFKSLSGYRFHHHSSLDQHEMNSCAKAIFEDPEKLLEKGCDIAKRLYTKSNHPNIKSGDLCIAWVDDLEVDGNPVTGLCILKSESVVPFLSISTRDGDLQLHTEHGINPEKIDKGCLILNHHPNKGFLVLTFDRSGSDSRFWVRDFLGVVAVTDSPFLTNKFTDMAVAFAKQEEKAKKEAKKESATEDAPAGDDTPPWEATTTANGALAYFQEKAQFSLQEFEEEVLRTPEAVEKFREHKAKVEEEQGQRFDDKFEISKKDVSKARKRIGTVVKLDTGVEIHVKPTFADQNEPVMERGYDEVKGKKFIKVFFNEELGR, from the coding sequence ATGTCCGCCAAGATCCGCTTTACCTCCGCCTCCGCCACCCGGCTCGTCCTCGCAAAAATCGGTCACCCGCAGCGCGAAGAGCAGCTGCAGACCTCGAAGCAGGTCTATCCCATCGTTGAGGCAGACCGCTCGACGCTGACCGCGATCTTTCTCAAGCCCTTCAAGAGCCTTTCCGGTTATCGCTTCCATCACCACTCGTCACTCGACCAGCACGAGATGAACTCCTGCGCGAAGGCGATCTTCGAGGATCCGGAGAAGCTGCTCGAAAAGGGCTGCGACATCGCCAAGCGGCTCTACACGAAGTCGAATCACCCGAACATCAAGTCGGGAGACCTGTGCATCGCGTGGGTCGACGACCTTGAGGTCGATGGCAATCCGGTCACGGGTCTGTGCATCCTGAAGTCCGAGAGCGTGGTGCCCTTCCTGAGCATCTCGACCAGGGACGGCGACCTCCAGCTCCACACCGAGCACGGCATCAATCCGGAGAAGATCGACAAGGGTTGCCTGATCCTCAACCACCACCCGAACAAGGGCTTCCTGGTCCTGACCTTCGATCGATCGGGCTCCGACTCGCGCTTCTGGGTGCGGGATTTCCTTGGCGTGGTCGCCGTGACCGACAGCCCTTTCCTGACCAACAAGTTCACCGACATGGCGGTCGCCTTCGCGAAGCAGGAGGAGAAGGCCAAGAAGGAGGCGAAAAAGGAAAGCGCGACCGAAGACGCGCCGGCGGGCGACGACACCCCGCCGTGGGAAGCGACCACCACTGCCAATGGTGCGTTGGCCTATTTCCAAGAGAAGGCGCAGTTCAGCCTCCAGGAATTCGAGGAGGAAGTACTACGGACACCGGAGGCCGTGGAGAAGTTCCGCGAACACAAGGCCAAGGTCGAGGAAGAGCAGGGCCAGCGCTTCGACGACAAGTTCGAGATCTCCAAGAAGGACGTCAGCAAGGCCAGGAAGCGGATCGGCACCGTGGTCAAGCTCGACACCGGCGTGGAAATCCACGTGAAGCCGACCTTCGCCGATCAAAACGAGCCCGTCATGGAACGCGGCTACGACGAGGTGAAGGGGAAGAAGTTCATCAAGGTCTTCTTCAACGAGGAACTTGGGCGCTGA
- a CDS encoding DEAD/DEAH box helicase: MTPTTFEALPLAAPLQRALRELEYTVPSPIQAQAIPLLLEGRDLLGCAQTGTGKTAGFALPILHALHEKPRALKPKSARTLVLAPTRELAVQVAKSFTTYGKHVRFRQTLIYGGVGQNPQVSAMRPGVDILVATPGRLLDLIEQRHVDLSGVEFFVLDEVDRMLDMGFLRDVKKIVAMIPQQRQSLFFSATLAPNIVQLAEAILKNPAKVSIEPQTTTAERIVQTVAFVQKEHKRHLLEVLLKEQAGAGEAKLTIVFSRTKHGANKLAKGLTEAGFHADAIHGNKSQAQREKALDRFRKGLTPVLVATDVAARGVDVKDVGLVVNYDLPNEPEAYVHRIGRTGRAGADGRSVSFCSEDEFDYLREIEKVIRMAVPRWNDHHWHAESLVERYQRGVRGSVPHGGSSGGGQRQSQGRSSQGKGRSQGGGRSQGEGYAATGSGSGGRRRAVGGRR, from the coding sequence ATGACCCCGACCACGTTCGAGGCGCTGCCGTTGGCCGCGCCCCTCCAACGCGCATTGCGCGAACTCGAGTACACCGTTCCTTCGCCGATCCAGGCACAAGCGATTCCCCTCCTGTTGGAAGGTCGCGACCTGCTCGGATGTGCCCAGACCGGCACCGGCAAGACCGCCGGCTTTGCGCTGCCCATCCTCCATGCCCTGCATGAGAAGCCGCGTGCGCTGAAGCCAAAGAGCGCCCGCACGCTGGTGCTCGCCCCGACCCGCGAACTCGCGGTGCAGGTGGCGAAAAGCTTCACCACCTACGGCAAGCACGTCCGTTTCCGCCAGACCCTGATCTACGGCGGCGTCGGCCAGAATCCACAGGTCTCCGCCATGCGCCCCGGTGTCGATATCCTCGTCGCCACGCCCGGACGTTTGCTCGACCTGATCGAGCAACGGCACGTCGATCTCTCCGGCGTCGAGTTCTTCGTGCTCGATGAAGTGGACCGCATGCTCGACATGGGCTTCCTGCGCGACGTGAAGAAGATCGTCGCCATGATTCCCCAGCAGCGCCAGTCGCTGTTCTTCTCCGCGACGCTGGCGCCAAACATCGTCCAGCTCGCCGAGGCGATTCTGAAGAACCCCGCCAAGGTAAGCATCGAACCGCAGACCACCACCGCCGAGCGCATCGTTCAGACGGTCGCATTCGTGCAGAAGGAGCACAAACGCCACCTGCTGGAAGTGCTGCTCAAGGAGCAGGCCGGTGCGGGCGAAGCGAAGCTCACGATCGTCTTCAGCCGCACCAAGCATGGCGCCAACAAGCTCGCGAAAGGCCTGACCGAGGCCGGCTTCCATGCCGATGCCATCCACGGCAACAAGTCGCAGGCACAGCGTGAAAAAGCCTTAGACCGTTTCCGCAAGGGCCTCACGCCCGTTCTCGTCGCCACCGACGTCGCCGCCCGCGGCGTGGACGTGAAGGATGTGGGACTGGTCGTGAACTATGACCTACCGAATGAACCCGAAGCCTACGTCCACCGCATCGGCCGCACCGGCCGCGCGGGTGCGGACGGTCGCTCGGTGTCGTTCTGCTCGGAAGACGAGTTCGACTACCTGCGCGAGATTGAAAAGGTCATCCGCATGGCCGTCCCGCGCTGGAACGATCACCACTGGCATGCCGAGTCGCTGGTCGAACGCTATCAACGCGGCGTCCGCGGAAGCGTGCCCCATGGTGGATCGTCCGGCGGTGGCCAGCGCCAGTCGCAAGGACGCTCCTCCCAAGGTAAGGGCCGTTCCCAGGGAGGAGGCCGTTCCCAAGGCGAGGGCTACGCTGCCACGGGCAGTGGCAGTGGCGGTCGCCGTCGCGCAGTGGGCGGCAGACGGTAA
- a CDS encoding class I SAM-dependent methyltransferase has protein sequence MARVIPLLVLICVAAISAWAWFRSAEPVVLPPEPTPPPPAASAPAPAAVEVPYVTGPATPDGIGKFFYGREIAKVMGHPAIGWLERTEREQEEAPSKAIAAIELAPDAVIADIGAGSGYYSFRMSEKVPRGKVVALDIQPEMLDFLRKKAAELKISNVEPHLGAIDDVKLPAASLDAALMVDAYHEFSHPQEMLASLHRALKPGGRIFLLEFRGEDPKVPIKPLHKMTEAQARLELEGAGFRFEGNLRPLPWQHLMVFERP, from the coding sequence ATGGCTCGCGTGATTCCCCTGCTGGTTCTCATCTGTGTCGCCGCGATTTCGGCGTGGGCGTGGTTTCGCTCCGCCGAGCCGGTGGTCCTTCCTCCGGAACCGACTCCTCCGCCGCCTGCTGCCTCGGCTCCTGCCCCGGCTGCGGTGGAAGTCCCCTACGTCACCGGCCCGGCCACCCCGGATGGAATCGGCAAGTTCTTCTACGGCCGCGAGATCGCGAAGGTGATGGGGCACCCCGCGATCGGCTGGTTGGAGCGGACCGAACGGGAACAGGAGGAAGCCCCCAGCAAAGCGATCGCCGCCATCGAACTGGCACCGGATGCCGTGATCGCCGACATCGGCGCAGGCTCCGGCTACTACAGTTTTCGTATGTCGGAGAAGGTTCCACGCGGAAAGGTCGTCGCCCTCGATATCCAGCCCGAGATGCTCGATTTCCTGCGAAAGAAAGCGGCGGAACTCAAGATCTCTAATGTCGAACCGCACCTCGGCGCGATCGACGATGTGAAGCTCCCCGCCGCCTCGCTCGATGCGGCACTGATGGTGGACGCGTACCATGAATTCTCCCATCCGCAGGAGATGCTGGCTTCCCTCCACCGCGCGCTGAAGCCGGGCGGGCGGATCTTCCTGCTCGAGTTCCGCGGCGAGGACCCGAAGGTGCCGATCAAGCCGCTGCACAAGATGACCGAGGCGCAGGCGCGACTGGAGCTCGAAGGCGCCGGCTTCCGGTTCGAAGGCAACCTGCGGCCCCTGCCGTGGCAGCACCTGATGGTGTTCGAGCGGCCGTGA
- a CDS encoding acetylserotonin O-methyltransferase, with protein MDPTPDRIFQIGSGFWSSKTLLAAVELEVFTILGQAPADVESLKQRLGFQDRGARDFFDTLVALGFLESRDGVYRNTPEAALFLDKAKPSYIGGMLEMASRRLYGFWDHLIPALRSGEPQNEVKGGEEPFATIYADPERLRGFLRAMTGVSRGANLAIAQNFPWSSYQTCADVGTAQGDLVAQIVRANPHLRGTGYDLPVVGTVFEEYIAGLGLTERVKFQAGDFFQDEFPQTDVILMGHILHDWDLPTKRMLLEKAWRALPPGGAVIVYDAIIDDDRSQNAFGLLMSLNMLIETPGGFDYTGADCIGWMKEAGFRDCRVEHLVGPDSMVIGIK; from the coding sequence ATGGATCCCACCCCCGATCGTATTTTTCAAATCGGCAGCGGCTTCTGGTCGTCCAAGACCTTGCTCGCTGCCGTGGAACTCGAGGTCTTTACGATTCTCGGCCAAGCTCCGGCCGACGTGGAGAGCCTGAAGCAGCGGCTCGGCTTTCAAGACCGCGGCGCCCGGGATTTCTTCGACACTTTGGTGGCGCTCGGCTTTCTGGAAAGTAGGGACGGCGTTTACCGCAATACGCCGGAAGCCGCGTTGTTTCTCGACAAGGCGAAGCCGTCCTACATCGGCGGGATGCTGGAAATGGCCAGCCGGCGGCTCTACGGGTTCTGGGATCACCTGATCCCCGCGTTGCGCAGCGGTGAACCGCAGAACGAGGTGAAAGGCGGCGAGGAACCCTTTGCCACGATCTATGCGGACCCCGAGCGGCTTCGCGGCTTCCTGCGTGCGATGACCGGTGTCAGCCGTGGTGCGAACCTTGCCATCGCGCAGAATTTTCCGTGGTCATCGTATCAAACCTGCGCCGATGTCGGCACGGCTCAGGGCGATCTGGTCGCACAGATTGTGCGGGCGAATCCGCACCTGCGTGGTACCGGCTATGATCTGCCGGTTGTCGGGACGGTGTTCGAGGAATACATCGCCGGGCTTGGGCTGACGGAGCGGGTGAAATTTCAAGCCGGTGACTTCTTCCAAGATGAATTCCCGCAGACGGACGTGATCCTGATGGGCCACATCCTCCACGACTGGGATCTGCCGACGAAGCGGATGCTCCTTGAGAAAGCATGGCGAGCCCTGCCACCTGGAGGCGCGGTGATCGTTTACGATGCGATCATTGATGACGACCGCTCGCAGAACGCCTTCGGTCTCCTGATGAGCCTCAACATGTTGATCGAGACGCCCGGTGGCTTTGACTACACCGGTGCCGACTGCATTGGCTGGATGAAGGAGGCGGGCTTCCGTGACTGCCGCGTTGAGCATTTGGTCGGGCCGGATTCGATGGTGATCGGGATCAAGTGA